In Paenibacillus sp. BIC5C1, a genomic segment contains:
- a CDS encoding ABC transporter ATP-binding protein — MMKLFRMLKPYRVPIFFILGLVLLQSLAELYLPTLMADIVNGGIVKGDVPYIWQIGGWMLLIAVAGTACSVTASYLSSRTAGGFAKQLRSRVFRHVENFSLQEFDKLGTASLITRTTNDITQVQNVLTMMLRMMVMAPMMCIGGIFMAVSQDAKLSTIFLVVLPVLAGAIALIGAKGLPLFKQIQKKLDRLNLVLREQLTGIRVVRSFNRGEHERVRFNGANTDLRDVSIKVNVLMATLMPVMMLVMNFSMIAILYFGGQRIDSGNMNIGSLIAFIQYAMQIMFSLIMVSIIFVMIPRASASAERINEVLDMHPDLSNPEQPSHMKSLQGTIEFDNVTFRYPGAENAALSGISFTARPGETTAIIGGTGSGKSTLLSLIPRFYDVTEGSVRVNGTDVRELRQEDLRAKIGFVPQKAVLFTGTIAENIRHGKDDATMEEIVRAAQTAQAENFITEMKDGYDSVIAQGGNNVSGGQKQRLSIARALVRRPEVYIFDDSFSALDFKTDAKLRAALKSETTEAAVLIVAQRVSTVMDADRILVMDEGQIVGSGTHKELLEHNEVYREIVSSQLTEEEIA; from the coding sequence ATGATGAAATTGTTTCGCATGCTTAAGCCTTACCGAGTCCCCATTTTCTTCATATTGGGTCTGGTGCTGTTACAGTCGTTAGCTGAACTGTATTTGCCAACCCTGATGGCGGACATCGTTAATGGCGGCATAGTAAAAGGAGATGTTCCATACATCTGGCAAATTGGTGGCTGGATGCTGTTAATTGCTGTGGCAGGCACGGCCTGTTCTGTAACAGCCAGTTATCTCTCCTCCCGTACAGCGGGTGGATTTGCCAAACAGCTACGCAGCAGAGTGTTCCGCCATGTGGAGAACTTTTCGCTGCAGGAATTTGATAAATTGGGTACAGCCTCGCTGATTACCCGTACCACAAATGATATTACGCAGGTTCAGAACGTATTAACGATGATGCTGCGCATGATGGTTATGGCCCCGATGATGTGTATCGGTGGTATCTTCATGGCGGTATCCCAGGATGCCAAATTATCGACCATTTTCTTAGTTGTCCTGCCTGTGCTGGCTGGGGCTATCGCCCTGATTGGTGCGAAAGGTCTGCCTTTGTTCAAACAAATTCAGAAAAAACTCGACCGACTCAATCTGGTTCTGCGTGAGCAACTAACAGGGATTCGCGTGGTTCGTTCCTTTAATCGTGGGGAACATGAGCGTGTTCGTTTTAATGGAGCCAATACGGATCTAAGAGACGTTTCCATTAAAGTGAATGTGCTCATGGCAACATTAATGCCTGTGATGATGCTGGTTATGAACTTTTCAATGATAGCCATCCTTTATTTCGGTGGACAGCGTATCGATAGTGGAAATATGAATATTGGTTCACTGATTGCCTTTATTCAGTATGCGATGCAGATCATGTTCTCCCTCATTATGGTCTCCATTATCTTTGTCATGATTCCAAGAGCTTCGGCTTCGGCAGAACGGATCAACGAAGTATTGGATATGCATCCGGATCTTAGCAATCCAGAGCAGCCTAGTCATATGAAATCGCTGCAAGGTACGATTGAATTCGATAACGTGACATTCCGTTATCCAGGTGCAGAGAATGCTGCATTGTCAGGCATTTCATTTACGGCACGTCCGGGTGAAACCACAGCCATTATTGGAGGTACGGGCTCTGGGAAATCCACATTGCTCAGTCTCATTCCACGTTTCTATGATGTGACGGAGGGCAGTGTACGGGTAAATGGAACAGATGTCCGTGAGCTGCGGCAGGAAGATCTGCGGGCCAAAATCGGATTTGTACCGCAAAAAGCGGTCCTTTTCACCGGAACGATCGCGGAGAATATCCGCCACGGGAAGGATGACGCCACGATGGAGGAGATTGTTCGAGCCGCTCAAACGGCTCAGGCAGAGAACTTCATCACGGAGATGAAAGACGGTTACGACAGCGTTATTGCGCAGGGAGGTAACAACGTTTCCGGTGGACAGAAGCAGCGTTTGTCCATTGCACGCGCACTGGTTCGCCGTCCGGAAGTATATATTTTTGACGACAGCTTCTCGGCTCTCGATTTCAAAACCGATGCCAAGCTTCGTGCTGCCCTGAAGTCCGAAACGACTGAAGCAGCAGTGTTAATCGTAGCTCAGCGTGTAAGTACGGTTATGGATGCGGATCGCATTCTGGTTATGGATGAGGGACAAATTGTTGGTTCGGGAACACATAAAGAGCTGCTGGAGCACAATGAAGTGTATCGCGAGATTGTATCCTCCCAGCTGACAGAGGAGGAGATCGCATGA
- a CDS encoding MarR family winged helix-turn-helix transcriptional regulator encodes MTGIDPVAQKLLYSIMQFNKGKWRQHKPHGRNHNEIMVLGCLLHGMHPGERLNWQDNPPNFNDTLHSKHPGLKVSEISALLRVKSPTITPVIRGLEDEGLVERTMDPEDRRAVRITITEAGRDIIRAAHQERMEIFNKLVEHLGEEDSLQLAELLTKVYTFFDTKVSQQMDASTQGDDKP; translated from the coding sequence ATGACTGGCATAGATCCGGTTGCCCAGAAGCTTTTGTACTCCATTATGCAGTTTAATAAAGGCAAATGGAGGCAACATAAACCGCATGGGCGTAATCACAATGAAATTATGGTTTTGGGGTGTTTGCTCCACGGCATGCATCCGGGAGAACGATTGAATTGGCAGGATAATCCTCCTAATTTCAATGACACGCTGCATTCAAAACACCCAGGACTGAAAGTATCGGAAATTAGTGCTTTGTTGCGTGTAAAATCGCCAACGATTACTCCTGTCATTCGGGGGCTTGAAGACGAAGGTCTGGTTGAACGAACCATGGACCCGGAGGATCGTCGCGCAGTCCGCATCACCATTACCGAAGCAGGCCGTGATATTATTCGTGCTGCACATCAGGAGCGCATGGAGATATTCAATAAGCTCGTTGAGCATCTGGGTGAGGAAGACAGTCTTCAATTAGCGGAGTTGTTGACCAAGGTGTACACCTTTTTCGATACAAAGGTTTCCCAACAGATGGATGCGTCCACACAAGGAGATGATAAGCCATGA
- the tnpA gene encoding IS200/IS605 family transposase translates to MANKSYSLAHTKWMCKYHIVFTPKYRRKEIYNQVRRDLIEIFKRLCKYKGVEIIEGHMMPDHVHMLVAIPPKMAVSTFMGYLKGKSSLMIFEKHAQLKYKYGNRKFWAEGYYVSTVGLNEATVRKYIREQEAHDQAIDKLSVKEYEDPFNSNKSKKK, encoded by the coding sequence ATGGCAAATAAGAGCTACAGCCTAGCTCACACAAAGTGGATGTGCAAATACCACATTGTATTCACCCCGAAGTATAGACGGAAAGAAATCTATAATCAAGTGAGAAGAGACTTGATCGAAATTTTCAAACGTCTATGTAAGTACAAAGGAGTAGAAATTATAGAAGGTCACATGATGCCCGATCATGTTCACATGTTGGTAGCGATCCCACCGAAAATGGCTGTCTCCACGTTCATGGGATATCTAAAGGGAAAAAGTTCGCTCATGATCTTCGAGAAACACGCCCAGCTCAAGTATAAATACGGAAATCGAAAATTTTGGGCAGAAGGGTATTACGTAAGTACAGTGGGTCTAAATGAAGCAACGGTAAGAAAGTATATACGTGAACAAGAAGCACATGATCAGGCGATAGATAAGCTGAGTGTAAAAGAATATGAAGATCCATTTAACAGCAACAAGAGCAAAAAGAAGTAA
- the uxaC gene encoding glucuronate isomerase: MKSFLDEQFLLHNETAIKLYEDYAKDMPIIDYHCHLSPQEIYENKTFGNITEAWLYGDHYKWRLMRANGIEEQYITGGEGVTDYDRFLAYAKTVPMMIGNPLYAWSHLELQCYFGVYEVLNETSAPAIWEKVNAKLNSDGFGARDLITKSNVTVVCTTDDPCDSLEYHLKIQEIEGFDTAVLPSFRPDKGLELNRDTFSEWVGKLSQAAGTAISDYDSFLSALESRVEFFHSVGGRVSDHALDYVPFGVATREEAGAIFAKALAGQKVSREEEDKYKTVTLTFLGKLYADRGWVMQFHINAARNNNSRMFAQLGPDTGYDAVNDTPLSSAIIGLLDALEQQQALPKTILYSLNPRDNEVLAAIIGSFQGGGIPGKIQLGAAWWFNDTKDGMLAQMKALANVGLISRFVGMLTDSRSFLSYTRHEYFRRLVCNLIGEWAEQGEVPHDMELLGQIVQGIAYNNAKDYFPFASALKTVSASQS, from the coding sequence ATGAAGTCTTTTCTGGATGAACAATTTTTGCTGCACAATGAAACGGCGATCAAGTTATATGAGGACTATGCGAAGGACATGCCGATTATTGACTATCACTGCCACCTGAGTCCACAGGAGATCTACGAGAATAAAACCTTTGGCAATATTACAGAGGCCTGGCTATACGGTGATCACTACAAATGGCGGCTGATGCGCGCAAACGGAATTGAGGAGCAGTACATTACGGGTGGAGAGGGCGTAACCGATTACGACCGTTTTCTGGCGTATGCCAAAACCGTACCGATGATGATTGGTAACCCGCTGTACGCGTGGTCTCATTTGGAATTACAGTGTTATTTCGGTGTCTATGAAGTGTTGAATGAGACGAGCGCCCCGGCCATCTGGGAAAAAGTAAATGCAAAACTGAACAGTGACGGATTCGGTGCACGTGATCTCATTACCAAATCCAATGTGACCGTGGTATGCACGACGGATGATCCATGTGATTCCCTGGAATATCACCTGAAGATTCAGGAGATTGAAGGATTCGATACCGCAGTATTGCCTTCTTTCCGGCCGGATAAAGGATTGGAATTGAACCGTGATACCTTCTCGGAATGGGTAGGCAAGCTGTCGCAGGCAGCCGGAACGGCAATTTCCGATTATGACTCATTCCTCTCTGCTCTGGAATCACGGGTAGAGTTCTTCCACTCCGTAGGAGGCCGGGTGTCTGACCATGCACTGGATTATGTACCTTTCGGTGTGGCTACACGGGAGGAAGCAGGGGCTATATTCGCGAAGGCTCTCGCTGGGCAGAAGGTTAGCCGTGAGGAAGAGGACAAGTACAAGACGGTAACGCTAACTTTCCTTGGCAAGCTGTACGCAGATCGTGGCTGGGTTATGCAATTCCATATTAACGCGGCCCGAAACAATAACAGCCGGATGTTCGCCCAGCTTGGTCCGGATACCGGATATGATGCGGTTAATGATACACCGCTTTCTTCAGCCATTATCGGTTTGCTCGATGCGCTGGAGCAGCAGCAGGCGCTGCCGAAAACGATTCTGTATTCCTTGAATCCCCGGGACAATGAAGTGCTCGCAGCGATTATCGGCAGCTTCCAGGGCGGCGGCATCCCAGGCAAAATTCAGCTTGGTGCAGCCTGGTGGTTCAATGATACGAAGGATGGCATGCTTGCTCAAATGAAGGCGCTGGCCAATGTAGGTCTAATCAGCCGTTTCGTCGGCATGTTAACCGATTCCCGCAGTTTCCTCTCCTACACACGACATGAGTATTTCCGCCGCCTGGTCTGCAACCTTATCGGTGAATGGGCCGAACAAGGTGAGGTACCGCATGATATGGAACTACTTGGACAGATCGTACAGGGCATTGCCTACAACAATGCGAAGGATTATTTCCCTTTTGCTTCCGCGCTCAAAACGGTTTCTGCTTCGCAGTCCTGA
- a CDS encoding MBL fold metallo-hydrolase, with product MKITFLGTGDMFSVEQHHNSMLAEFGDTHLVIDFPESNARALKENDYPMTDIHNVYITHLHEDHINGVQMLGYYSQIVGNRKPRLFIHEELVDPLWNILSPGMRYTTDGERTMSDYYDIVALPDGGTFELGGVTFETFRTQHVPGMVSNGLLAKPYFYYSADSTLDQERVEQAAADVQLIFHECHMHDLVIKSHTSLKDLQQLPAEVRQKTMLMHYHDEYADADKRAQFNQEHDLRMVGTLESFELEV from the coding sequence ATGAAAATAACATTTCTCGGTACAGGGGACATGTTCAGTGTGGAGCAACACCACAACAGTATGCTGGCCGAATTCGGCGATACACATCTGGTGATTGATTTTCCGGAATCCAATGCAAGAGCATTAAAGGAAAACGACTATCCAATGACGGATATCCACAATGTGTATATCACCCATCTGCATGAAGATCATATTAACGGAGTCCAGATGCTCGGATATTATTCGCAGATTGTGGGCAACCGCAAGCCACGCCTGTTTATCCACGAAGAACTGGTTGATCCGTTATGGAATATTTTATCCCCAGGCATGCGTTATACAACCGATGGGGAGCGTACGATGAGCGACTATTATGATATCGTAGCTTTACCGGATGGAGGCACATTTGAGCTGGGTGGCGTGACGTTTGAGACTTTTCGAACACAGCACGTGCCCGGTATGGTCAGCAATGGCCTTCTTGCAAAGCCCTACTTCTACTATAGCGCAGACAGCACGCTGGATCAGGAACGCGTAGAGCAGGCCGCCGCAGACGTACAGCTGATTTTCCACGAATGTCATATGCACGATCTGGTGATCAAATCGCACACCTCACTGAAGGATCTGCAACAACTGCCTGCCGAAGTGAGACAGAAAACCATGCTCATGCATTATCATGATGAATACGCGGATGCGGACAAACGGGCACAGTTCAACCAAGAACATGATCTAAGAATGGTGGGTACACTGGAGTCGTTTGAACTGGAAGTGTAG
- a CDS encoding alpha-amylase: MKRNHTMMQFFEWHLAADGNHWKRLAEMAPELKAKGIDSVWVPPVTKAVSAEDTGYGVYDLYDLGEFDQKGSVRTKYGTKQELVDAIAECQKNGVAVYVDLVMNHKAGADEKEVFKVIEVDPNDRLKEISKPFEIEGWTKFTFPGRGDQYSSFQWNAEHFNGTDFDAKEERSGVFRIAGENKNWNQNVDDEFGNYDYLMFANIDYNHPDVRQEMLQWGKWLIDTLQCSGFRLDAIKHINHEFIKEFAAEMIRKRGQDFYIVGEFWNSNLDACREFLDTVDYKIDLFDVSLHYKLHEASLAGRDFDLTKIFDDTLVQTHPTHAVTFVDNHDSQPHEALESWVGDWFKPSAYALTLLRRDGYPVVFYGDYYGIGGPEPVEGKKEILDILMSARYNKAYGEQEDYFDHANTIGWVRRGVDEIEGSGCAVVISNGDDGEKRMLVGEHRAGEVWTDLTHSCEDSITIEKDGWATFHVCGGGVSVWALPDQGEDSAAQ; encoded by the coding sequence ATGAAGAGAAATCATACGATGATGCAGTTTTTTGAATGGCACCTGGCCGCAGACGGAAACCACTGGAAGCGATTGGCCGAAATGGCGCCAGAGCTAAAAGCCAAAGGCATTGATTCGGTGTGGGTGCCTCCGGTGACCAAAGCCGTATCTGCCGAGGATACCGGTTACGGTGTATATGACCTGTATGATCTGGGTGAATTTGACCAGAAGGGCAGCGTGCGCACCAAATATGGCACCAAACAGGAACTGGTCGATGCAATTGCCGAGTGCCAGAAGAATGGCGTTGCCGTCTATGTCGATCTGGTGATGAACCATAAGGCGGGTGCGGATGAGAAGGAAGTCTTCAAGGTGATTGAGGTCGATCCCAATGATCGGTTGAAGGAAATCTCCAAACCGTTCGAGATTGAGGGCTGGACCAAATTTACATTTCCGGGCCGCGGGGATCAATACTCCTCTTTCCAATGGAACGCCGAACATTTCAACGGCACCGACTTTGATGCCAAGGAAGAACGGAGTGGTGTGTTCCGCATTGCAGGGGAGAACAAGAACTGGAATCAGAATGTCGACGATGAGTTCGGTAACTATGATTACCTGATGTTCGCCAATATTGATTACAATCACCCGGATGTTCGGCAGGAAATGCTCCAATGGGGAAAATGGCTCATCGATACGCTGCAATGCAGCGGTTTTCGACTGGATGCGATCAAGCATATCAATCACGAATTCATCAAGGAATTCGCCGCCGAGATGATACGCAAACGGGGTCAGGATTTCTACATTGTGGGTGAATTCTGGAACTCCAACCTCGATGCCTGTCGTGAATTTTTGGATACGGTTGATTACAAGATTGATCTGTTTGATGTGTCCCTGCATTACAAACTTCATGAAGCTTCCCTGGCTGGCCGGGATTTCGATCTTACCAAAATTTTTGATGATACCCTGGTGCAGACACATCCAACGCATGCCGTTACGTTTGTCGATAACCATGATTCCCAGCCGCACGAAGCGCTGGAATCCTGGGTGGGCGATTGGTTCAAGCCAAGCGCATATGCGCTGACGCTGCTGCGTCGTGACGGTTACCCGGTTGTCTTTTACGGTGATTATTACGGTATTGGTGGTCCCGAACCTGTCGAGGGCAAGAAGGAGATTCTGGATATTCTGATGTCAGCCCGTTACAACAAAGCTTATGGAGAGCAGGAGGATTACTTCGATCACGCGAATACGATTGGGTGGGTACGCCGTGGGGTGGACGAAATCGAAGGCTCCGGTTGTGCAGTGGTTATCTCAAATGGTGATGATGGTGAGAAACGGATGTTGGTCGGCGAACACCGCGCTGGCGAAGTCTGGACCGATCTGACGCACAGCTGCGAGGACAGCATTACCATTGAGAAAGACGGCTGGGCCACCTTCCATGTATGTGGCGGAGGCGTCTCCGTATGGGCTCTTCCGGATCAGGGTGAGGATTCTGCTGCTCAATAA
- a CDS encoding helicase C-terminal domain-containing protein encodes MTTAIRISVRPLVEYVYRSGSIRPGFRTNASMQEGTRIHQRVQKDYTEEDLKEVVLEVELQHGDLTYVVEGRCDGLIRLDGQLTVDEIKSTAGNLDELGDGAPVHWAQAMMYAYMYAVQHDEPRMQVQLTYVHTVSNEERRFRRMLERQELEQFAAELVAGYAPYAEMIVEYEEKRDISVRELPFPFRKYREGQRKLAGAVYKTIREGQGLMAKAPTGIGKTMSVLFPTVKAIGEGEAKRLFYLTARTTTRVAAEEAFARMQAEGLKMHVISLTAKDKICFKEEEACDTGQCGMCEGYYDRINGAVLDMLEHETLMTRPVIEQYARKHRVCPFEFSLDAAYAADAVICDYNYIFDPRISLKRMLEEQKRKTVLLVDEAHNLVDRGRMMFSAELEKAVFLDVKREFQTLGSSVTAAKAIADRTGAIDKYLITLRKNGGDEGKLLQQEAPEELIELLEPFVMVAEQCLVEGGSGNAETDELLLTAYFTAQNFLRIAKLYDDRFITYMECVRSEVRVKLFCLDPSVLLRQTAKGFRSTIHFSATLSPLGYYRDMLGAEEEDYTLRIASPFQREQLDVRLLPLSIRYRDRERSRQPIASMLRQLVAEWPHSNLLVFFPSYPYMREVHATYMEQPGEAEVMMQEQGMSEEEREAFLNAFQPNPERTRLVFAVMGGVFSEGVDLPGDRLNGVVVVGAGLPQIGLENNVLRDYYSRTGRNGFNYAYVFPGMNKVLQAGGRLIRTEEDKGVLVLVDDRFTEEPYRSLLPEEWQDYTRISP; translated from the coding sequence ATGACAACCGCAATTCGAATATCAGTCAGGCCTTTGGTGGAATATGTGTACCGCAGTGGCAGCATACGTCCAGGGTTCCGCACCAATGCATCGATGCAGGAGGGAACTCGGATACACCAGCGGGTGCAGAAGGATTACACAGAAGAGGATTTGAAAGAAGTGGTTCTCGAAGTGGAACTGCAGCATGGAGACTTGACCTACGTGGTGGAGGGACGATGTGACGGACTGATTCGTCTGGATGGTCAACTGACGGTGGATGAGATCAAATCAACTGCGGGAAATCTGGACGAGCTGGGCGATGGGGCCCCCGTGCACTGGGCTCAGGCCATGATGTATGCCTATATGTACGCCGTTCAGCATGATGAACCCCGTATGCAGGTGCAGCTTACGTACGTGCACACCGTGAGTAATGAAGAAAGACGGTTTCGGCGGATGCTGGAACGGCAGGAGCTGGAACAGTTTGCAGCTGAGCTGGTCGCTGGCTACGCGCCATATGCAGAGATGATCGTGGAATATGAAGAGAAGCGAGATATAAGCGTGCGCGAGCTGCCTTTTCCTTTTCGCAAATACAGGGAGGGACAGCGCAAGCTGGCAGGAGCTGTATACAAGACGATTCGTGAGGGACAGGGACTGATGGCGAAAGCGCCAACGGGTATTGGCAAAACGATGTCTGTACTGTTTCCCACGGTCAAGGCGATTGGTGAAGGAGAAGCCAAACGTTTGTTTTATCTGACCGCTAGAACGACGACGCGAGTGGCGGCAGAAGAAGCTTTTGCCCGGATGCAGGCCGAAGGATTGAAGATGCATGTGATCAGTCTCACCGCAAAGGACAAGATCTGTTTCAAGGAAGAGGAAGCCTGTGATACGGGACAGTGCGGCATGTGCGAAGGATATTATGACCGTATTAATGGAGCGGTGCTGGATATGCTGGAACATGAGACGTTAATGACACGCCCGGTTATTGAACAGTACGCGCGCAAGCATCGGGTATGTCCGTTTGAATTTTCACTGGATGCTGCGTATGCCGCTGATGCGGTGATTTGCGATTATAACTATATTTTCGATCCACGCATCTCGCTCAAACGCATGCTGGAGGAGCAGAAGCGCAAGACGGTATTATTGGTCGATGAGGCACATAATCTGGTTGATCGGGGTCGAATGATGTTTTCGGCAGAGCTGGAGAAGGCCGTCTTTCTGGATGTCAAAAGGGAGTTCCAGACGCTGGGCAGCAGTGTGACCGCTGCCAAAGCCATCGCGGATCGTACGGGTGCCATCGACAAATACCTGATTACGCTTCGCAAAAACGGCGGGGATGAGGGCAAATTGCTGCAACAGGAGGCGCCGGAGGAGCTGATTGAACTGCTGGAGCCTTTTGTCATGGTTGCGGAGCAATGCCTTGTTGAAGGGGGTTCGGGAAATGCCGAGACGGATGAATTGCTGCTGACAGCTTATTTCACCGCACAGAATTTCCTGCGTATTGCCAAGCTGTATGATGATCGCTTCATTACCTATATGGAATGTGTGCGAAGTGAAGTACGAGTGAAGCTGTTCTGCCTGGATCCGTCTGTGCTGCTGCGCCAGACTGCCAAAGGGTTCCGTTCTACCATTCATTTCTCTGCGACATTGTCACCTCTTGGTTATTACCGGGATATGCTAGGTGCGGAGGAAGAGGATTATACCTTGCGTATTGCTTCGCCTTTCCAGCGGGAGCAGCTGGATGTGAGATTGCTGCCATTATCGATTCGCTATCGGGATCGTGAACGTTCCAGACAGCCTATTGCCAGTATGCTGCGCCAGTTGGTTGCCGAGTGGCCCCATAGCAACCTGCTCGTCTTTTTCCCATCCTATCCTTATATGCGCGAAGTACATGCGACGTATATGGAACAGCCGGGCGAGGCAGAAGTCATGATGCAGGAGCAGGGCATGAGTGAAGAGGAACGGGAGGCGTTCCTGAACGCGTTCCAGCCAAATCCTGAACGAACACGGTTGGTATTTGCCGTGATGGGCGGTGTATTTTCCGAAGGTGTGGATCTGCCGGGTGATCGTCTGAATGGAGTTGTGGTGGTCGGTGCTGGATTACCCCAAATTGGTCTGGAGAACAACGTACTCCGTGATTATTATAGTCGTACAGGGCGAAATGGATTCAATTATGCCTATGTTTTCCCAGGTATGAACAAGGTATTGCAGGCAGGTGGAAGGCTGATACGTACGGAAGAGGATAAGGGCGTACTGGTGCTGGTCGATGATCGTTTCACCGAGGAACCTTATCGTTCATTGCTGCCCGAGGAGTGGCAGGACTACACACGGATTTCACCCTAA
- a CDS encoding antibiotic biosynthesis monooxygenase family protein has product MYIYLVPSPIPDALAAYPHLTLRSEEQLRLAIESTERLMNIESDDNVAAYEAFDAAGSWTGGGYAVLNNIPVTEDGRNDFEERFKNRARKVEDEPGFVGIRVLRPLKDDTYVVLTLWQTEDHFKNWQQSQAYNHAHRNRSTSEGLTAQKPTMFPRSSFVTTFTIE; this is encoded by the coding sequence ATGTATATCTATTTGGTCCCTTCACCGATTCCAGATGCACTTGCTGCATATCCTCATCTGACATTGCGCAGCGAGGAACAGCTTCGTTTGGCCATTGAATCGACAGAACGTCTGATGAACATCGAGTCCGATGACAATGTAGCGGCGTATGAGGCCTTCGATGCCGCAGGCTCCTGGACAGGCGGTGGTTATGCCGTTCTCAACAACATACCTGTTACCGAAGATGGACGGAACGACTTCGAGGAACGTTTCAAGAACCGTGCGCGCAAAGTGGAAGACGAACCCGGCTTTGTCGGCATTCGTGTGCTTCGTCCGTTAAAGGACGATACGTATGTAGTCCTTACACTTTGGCAGACCGAGGATCATTTCAAAAACTGGCAGCAGTCTCAAGCCTATAACCATGCTCACCGCAACCGCAGCACGAGTGAAGGGCTGACTGCACAGAAGCCCACCATGTTTCCAAGATCTTCATTCGTCACGACATTCACCATAGAGTAA